A genomic region of Sideroxydans sp. CL21 contains the following coding sequences:
- a CDS encoding response regulator, with the protein MATKDILVVDDEMGIRELLSEILFDEGYRIHLAENATQARSFREQHVPDLVLLDIWMPDTDGLTLLKEWVARDQLTMPVIMMSGHGTIETAMEAMRIGASDFLEKPIALQKLLASVEKAIHHGVPVIGTHKQERAPEAADSDGRTQMSLPLDLPLREAREHFDSLYFNYQMQKENGNISRIAEKAGIERTHLYRKLKQLGIKPIKRGSGDLQ; encoded by the coding sequence ATGGCGACAAAAGATATTCTGGTAGTGGACGACGAGATGGGAATCCGCGAGTTGCTCTCCGAAATATTGTTCGACGAGGGTTATCGCATCCATCTGGCCGAAAATGCCACTCAAGCAAGGAGCTTTCGCGAACAACATGTTCCCGATCTGGTGCTGCTGGACATCTGGATGCCGGATACCGATGGCCTGACTTTACTCAAGGAATGGGTCGCACGCGATCAGTTGACCATGCCTGTGATCATGATGTCGGGACACGGAACGATAGAGACGGCGATGGAAGCGATGCGTATCGGTGCGTCCGATTTTCTGGAAAAACCCATTGCATTGCAGAAATTATTGGCCTCAGTGGAAAAGGCAATCCATCATGGCGTGCCTGTCATCGGGACACATAAGCAAGAACGTGCGCCAGAAGCAGCCGATAGTGACGGCCGCACGCAAATGTCTTTGCCTTTAGATCTGCCGCTACGGGAAGCGCGCGAGCATTTTGATAGCCTTTACTTCAATTATCAGATGCAAAAAGAGAACGGGAACATCTCACGCATTGCAGAAAAGGCCGGCATAGAACGTACGCATCTTTACCGAAAACTCAAACAATTGGGGATAAAACCCATTAAAAGAGGCTCAGGCGACCTTCAGTAA
- the gap gene encoding type I glyceraldehyde-3-phosphate dehydrogenase, producing the protein MAIKVGINGFGRIGRMVFRAATKDFPEIEVVAINDLLEPDYLAYMLKYDSVHGRFQGDVSVSGNNLVVNGKTIRLTAEKDPANLKWKEAGVDIVIECTGFFLTKETCQKHIDAGAKKVVQSAPCKDDTPMFVYGVNHTTYKGENIVSAASCTTNALAPVAKVLNDTFGIKRGLMTTVHAATATQKTVDGPSNKDWRGGRGILENIIPSSTGAAKAVGVVIPELNKKLTGMAFRVPTSDVSVVDLTVELNKAATYDEICNAMKAASENGPLKGVLGYTTDKVVSTDFRGCTNPSIFDAEAGIALDPTFVKVVAWYDNEYGYTCNLMRLVRHIAK; encoded by the coding sequence ATGGCTATCAAAGTTGGCATCAATGGATTCGGTCGTATCGGCCGCATGGTTTTCCGCGCTGCGACCAAAGATTTTCCAGAGATCGAGGTCGTTGCCATCAACGACTTGCTGGAGCCGGATTATCTGGCCTACATGCTGAAATACGACTCTGTGCATGGCCGCTTTCAGGGCGATGTGTCCGTCAGCGGTAATAATCTGGTTGTTAACGGCAAGACCATCCGTCTGACTGCTGAAAAGGATCCGGCAAATCTGAAATGGAAAGAAGCCGGCGTCGATATCGTGATCGAATGTACCGGTTTCTTCCTGACCAAGGAAACCTGCCAGAAGCATATCGACGCAGGCGCCAAAAAGGTCGTGCAATCTGCGCCTTGCAAGGATGACACGCCGATGTTTGTCTACGGCGTGAACCACACTACTTACAAAGGCGAGAACATCGTTTCCGCCGCATCATGCACCACGAATGCATTGGCTCCGGTTGCCAAGGTTCTGAATGACACATTCGGCATCAAGCGCGGCCTGATGACCACTGTACACGCAGCAACGGCAACCCAAAAAACGGTTGACGGCCCGTCCAACAAAGACTGGCGAGGCGGTCGCGGAATTCTGGAAAACATCATCCCCTCCTCCACCGGTGCAGCCAAGGCCGTAGGTGTCGTGATTCCAGAACTGAACAAGAAGCTGACCGGAATGGCATTCCGTGTACCCACATCTGACGTATCCGTGGTCGATCTGACGGTCGAATTGAACAAGGCAGCGACCTACGACGAAATCTGCAATGCGATGAAGGCAGCCTCCGAGAATGGTCCGCTAAAAGGCGTGCTGGGCTACACCACAGACAAGGTCGTTTCCACCGACTTCCGCGGCTGTACCAATCCATCCATATTCGATGCCGAAGCCGGCATTGCGCTGGATCCGACTTTCGTCAAGGTCGTGGCATGGTACGACAACGAATACGGTTACACCTGCAACCTGATGCGCTTGGTTCGTCACATCGCCAAGTAA
- the tkt gene encoding transketolase — MTAARNVTPPKFNDITGAIRMLAVDAVQKANSGHPGAPMGMAEIADVLWNHHLRHNPTNPKWPDRDRFMMSNGHGSMLVYALLHLSGYDLPMDELKRFRQMHSKTPGHPEYGYTAGVETTGGPLGQGITNAVGMAMAEKLLANEFNKPGHEIVNHHTYVFMGDGCMMEGISHEACALAGTWGLGKLIAFWDDNDISIDGHVSGWFTDNTPKRFEAYGWHVIADVQGHDSEAINAAINAAKAVTDKPTLICCKTIIGVGSPNKAGTHDVHGAALGDAEVAATREHIGWKYPPFEIPAHVYEAWDARTKGEGLEKLWNNKFAEYKKAFPKEAAEFLRRTKGDLPANWLEHAAKAIAQANEKAETIATRKASQNAINALVPALPEFLGGSADLTGSNLTNWTGAHHVSGKTPGNYISYGVREFGMSHIMNGMALHGGLLPFGGTFLMFSEYARNALRMSALMKQRVIYVFTHDSIGLGEDGPTHQPVEQTTTLRFIPNMDTWRPCDTVESMVSWVCAVERRTGPTSLIFSRQNLAFQKRDAKQIENIRKGAYVLSEAEGGKPQAVIIATGSEVDLAMKAQVVLAAEGVKVRVVSMPSTSVFDRQDQAYKDSVLPKGIKRIAVEAGVTGLWYKYVGLDGAVIGMDCFGESAPAPELFKHFGFTVDNVVATTKKVIG; from the coding sequence ATGACTGCGGCACGTAATGTAACCCCCCCGAAATTTAATGACATCACTGGCGCGATCCGTATGCTGGCCGTGGATGCAGTTCAAAAAGCCAACTCCGGTCACCCCGGCGCCCCGATGGGCATGGCGGAAATCGCCGACGTGCTGTGGAACCATCACCTGCGCCACAACCCGACAAATCCCAAGTGGCCAGACCGTGACCGCTTCATGATGTCCAACGGCCACGGATCAATGCTGGTCTATGCGCTGTTGCACCTGTCCGGCTATGACCTGCCGATGGACGAACTGAAACGCTTCCGTCAAATGCATTCCAAGACGCCGGGTCACCCCGAGTACGGTTATACCGCAGGGGTGGAAACTACGGGCGGTCCGTTGGGCCAGGGCATTACCAACGCCGTGGGCATGGCGATGGCGGAAAAGTTGCTGGCTAACGAATTCAACAAACCAGGTCACGAGATCGTTAACCATCACACTTATGTATTTATGGGTGACGGTTGCATGATGGAAGGTATTTCGCATGAAGCCTGTGCACTGGCCGGCACCTGGGGTTTGGGCAAGCTGATCGCGTTCTGGGACGATAACGATATTTCTATCGACGGTCACGTAAGCGGTTGGTTCACAGACAATACTCCCAAGCGCTTTGAAGCGTATGGCTGGCATGTTATCGCCGACGTACAAGGACACGATAGTGAGGCAATCAATGCCGCTATCAACGCCGCCAAGGCTGTCACAGACAAACCTACCCTGATCTGTTGCAAGACCATCATCGGCGTCGGATCTCCCAACAAGGCTGGTACGCACGATGTACACGGCGCGGCGCTGGGCGACGCGGAAGTGGCTGCTACACGCGAGCATATCGGCTGGAAATATCCCCCGTTCGAGATTCCCGCCCATGTATATGAGGCTTGGGATGCCCGTACCAAAGGCGAGGGCCTGGAAAAACTGTGGAACAACAAGTTCGCCGAGTACAAGAAGGCTTTCCCGAAAGAGGCCGCAGAATTCTTGCGTCGGACCAAAGGTGACCTTCCGGCAAACTGGCTGGAACATGCTGCCAAGGCCATCGCACAAGCCAACGAAAAGGCCGAGACCATTGCCACACGCAAAGCTTCGCAAAACGCGATCAATGCATTGGTTCCTGCATTGCCGGAATTCCTGGGAGGGTCAGCCGACTTGACCGGCTCCAACCTCACAAACTGGACTGGTGCACATCACGTGTCCGGCAAGACGCCGGGTAATTACATCAGCTACGGCGTACGTGAATTCGGCATGTCGCACATCATGAACGGCATGGCCTTGCATGGCGGCTTGCTGCCTTTCGGCGGCACCTTCCTGATGTTCTCGGAATATGCCCGCAATGCCTTGCGCATGTCGGCTTTGATGAAACAGCGCGTGATCTATGTGTTTACACACGACTCCATCGGACTTGGCGAAGATGGACCCACGCACCAGCCGGTTGAACAAACAACCACCCTGCGCTTCATTCCGAACATGGACACATGGCGTCCGTGCGACACCGTTGAATCCATGGTGTCGTGGGTGTGTGCCGTGGAGCGCCGGACCGGTCCGACTTCACTGATATTCAGCCGTCAGAATCTGGCTTTCCAGAAGCGCGACGCGAAGCAGATCGAGAACATCCGCAAGGGTGCTTATGTATTGTCTGAAGCCGAAGGCGGCAAGCCACAGGCAGTGATCATCGCGACCGGTTCTGAAGTTGATCTGGCGATGAAAGCACAGGTTGTGTTGGCCGCCGAAGGCGTCAAGGTACGCGTGGTGTCCATGCCATCCACCAGCGTGTTTGACCGCCAGGATCAGGCCTACAAAGACAGCGTGTTGCCAAAGGGCATCAAGCGTATAGCTGTAGAAGCAGGGGTTACCGGTCTTTGGTACAAGTACGTTGGGCTTGATGGTGCAGTGATCGGCATGGATTGCTTCGGTGAATCCGCTCCGGCACCCGAGCTGTTCAAGCACTTTGGCTTTACAGTTGACAACGTGGTCGCGACAACGAAAAAAGTTATAGGCTAA
- a CDS encoding phosphoglycerate kinase: MSVIKMTDLALKGKRVLIRSDLNVPVKDGKVTSDARITASMATISFALQAGARVMVTSHLGRPEEGVFSEENSLKPVADVIANKLNKPVRLIRDWVDGGFNVAEGELVLLENCRFNKGEKKSNEELSRKYAALCDVFVMDAFGTAHRAEASTHGVAKFASVAAAGILLTQELEALTKALLSPARPMVAIVGGSKVSTKLTVLESLSEKCEQLVVGGGIANTFLKAVGKNVGKSLCEDDLVPTAQALIEKMKQRGANIPIAVDVVVGKKFDANEPAVLKDASDVADDDMIFDIGPKSAQELADIIMKAGTVVWNGPVGVFEFDQFGEGTKTIAKAIAETKAFTLAGGGDTIAAIQKYDIYDKVSYISTAGGAFLEFLEGKTLPAVEILEQRARQ; this comes from the coding sequence ATGTCCGTTATCAAAATGACCGATCTGGCGCTTAAAGGCAAGCGCGTCCTGATCCGTTCCGATCTGAATGTTCCCGTCAAGGATGGCAAAGTGACTTCCGATGCACGCATCACTGCGTCGATGGCGACCATCAGCTTTGCCTTGCAAGCGGGTGCTCGCGTAATGGTGACTTCCCATCTGGGCCGACCCGAAGAAGGCGTTTTCTCGGAAGAGAATTCGCTCAAGCCAGTTGCCGATGTTATCGCGAACAAGCTGAACAAGCCTGTGCGCCTGATTCGCGACTGGGTGGATGGTGGCTTCAATGTCGCCGAGGGCGAACTGGTACTGCTGGAAAACTGCCGCTTCAACAAGGGCGAGAAAAAAAGTAACGAAGAACTTTCAAGAAAATACGCTGCCTTGTGCGATGTATTCGTGATGGATGCATTCGGTACTGCACACCGTGCAGAGGCATCGACTCACGGAGTGGCCAAGTTCGCTTCAGTTGCTGCAGCCGGCATCCTGTTGACCCAGGAACTGGAAGCCTTGACCAAAGCATTGCTCAGCCCGGCACGTCCGATGGTCGCCATTGTCGGCGGCTCCAAGGTGTCGACCAAGTTGACCGTGCTGGAATCGCTGTCCGAAAAATGCGAGCAGCTGGTTGTCGGCGGCGGTATCGCCAACACCTTCCTGAAGGCAGTTGGCAAGAACGTTGGCAAATCGCTGTGTGAGGACGACCTCGTTCCAACCGCACAGGCACTGATAGAAAAAATGAAACAACGCGGCGCTAACATTCCTATTGCGGTGGATGTGGTGGTGGGCAAGAAGTTCGATGCCAACGAACCCGCCGTGCTGAAGGATGCAAGCGACGTGGCCGACGACGACATGATCTTCGACATCGGTCCCAAGTCCGCACAAGAACTCGCAGACATTATCATGAAGGCAGGTACCGTGGTATGGAACGGTCCGGTCGGTGTGTTCGAGTTCGACCAGTTCGGTGAAGGCACCAAAACTATAGCCAAAGCCATCGCCGAAACCAAGGCATTCACCCTGGCAGGCGGCGGCGACACCATCGCGGCGATCCAGAAGTACGACATCTACGACAAGGTGTCCTACATTTCAACCGCAGGCGGTGCGTTCCTGGAATTCCTCGAAGGCAAAACTTTGCCCGCTGTAGAAATTCTGGAGCAACGTGCCAGGCAATAA